The stretch of DNA TTGATATTGACATCCTATTGTATAATAGTATACGTATGCGTACTGATGATTTGGTGCTGCCTCACCCGAGAATGACTGAAAGAACGTTTGTCCTTGTTCCTTTAGTCGAGATCGCCCCAGAGCTTAGGCTACCAGATGACCATTATACAATTGGAGAACGAATTCAGCAGGTGGGGAAAGAAGGTGTTCGTTTATGGAAGACCAATTAGTGAAATGGGGTAGGAGAATCAGGGCATACCGCAAGCTTAAAGGGTATACACAGGAACAGCTTGCCCTTAAGCTTCATGTCTCTGTATCCGTTATTGGGGGAATCGAACGAGGAAGGAAGCTTCCCTCCCAGCAATTATTGGAAGATATCGCCCGTGTCCTACGTGTTAAGATAGAAGAATTAAAAGGAGAAATAGAAGGAGTGAACCAGCATGGCCACAAGAAAGCTTAAAATAGGAAACATCGAAATGAAAAACCAAGTGGTTTTGGCTCCTATGGCTGGAGTATGTAACCCAGCGTTTCGTTTGATTGCCAAGGAGTTTGGAGCTGGCCTAGTTTGTGCTGAAATGGTAAGTGATAAAGCCATTTTGCACGGTAATGAAAGAACGAAGAAAATGCTGTTTGTTGATGAGCGAGAAAAGCCGTTATCCCTGCAAATTTTTGGTGGTGACAAGCAGTCCTTAGTTGAGGCCGCTAAGGTTGTTGATCAACAAACAAATGCAGATATTATTGATATTAATATGGGCTGTCCTGTACCGAAAATCACAAAATGTGATGCAGGAGCACGCTGGCTGCTTGAGCCTAAAAAGATT from Bacillus horti encodes:
- a CDS encoding helix-turn-helix domain-containing protein, which translates into the protein MEDQLVKWGRRIRAYRKLKGYTQEQLALKLHVSVSVIGGIERGRKLPSQQLLEDIARVLRVKIEELKGEIEGVNQHGHKKA